The Amblyomma americanum isolate KBUSLIRL-KWMA chromosome 3, ASM5285725v1, whole genome shotgun sequence genome window below encodes:
- the LOC144126068 gene encoding RNA-binding protein MEX3B, whose protein sequence is MPASLFPEMERSNGGLEDQRALQLALELSMLGLNNENDSLHPNLEADTRNKKSQNTTECVPVPSSEHVAEIVGRQGCKIKALRAKTNTYIKTPVRGEEPVFVVTGRKEDVAAAKREILSAADHFSQIRAQRKNHLNGSLAPGPNSNIPGQTTLQVRVPYRVVGLVVGPKGATIKRIQQQTNTYIVTPSRDKEPVFEVTGLPESVEAAKREIEAHIAMRTGGGLGEEEPSEFSEVFGFPAKLYGFTYESDEGLGDSPTFDPAGLPWEGRAAPRNGGVDSVASSPTDSLGSGPKRGKRDCVVCFESEVVAALVPCGHNMFCMECANRVCGKLEPLCPVCNQPCAHAMRIYS, encoded by the exons ATGCCTGCTAGTCTGTTTCCCGAGATGGAGCGCAGCAACGGGGGTCTCGAAGACCAACGAGCGCTGCAGTTAGCGCTCGAGCTCTCCATGCTGGGACTGAACAACGAAAATGACTCTCTGCACCCTAACCTGGAAGCGGACACGAGGAACAAAAAAAGCCAGAACACGACGGAGTGCGTCCCTGTGCCTAGTTCCGAGCACGTCGCGGAGATCGTCGGCCGGCAAG GCTGCAAAATCAAGGCTCTTCGTGCCAAGACCAACACGTACATCAAAACACCGGTTCGAGGAGAGGAGCCTGTGTTTGTGGTCACTGGCAGGAAAGAGGACGTTGCAGCCGCAAAGCGAGAAATCCTGTCGGCAGCTGATCATTTCAGCCAGATCCGGGCACAGCGGAAAAACCACCTCAATGGCAGCCTGGCTCCAGGCCCCAATTCAAACATTCCAG GCCAGACGACGTTGCAGGTGCGGGTGCCCTACAGAGTGGTGGGATTGGTAGTCGGACCCAAGGGAGCCACCATCAAGCGCATCCAGCAGCAGACCAACACATACATCGTCACCCCTAGCAGAGACAAGGAGCCCGTGTTTGAGGTGACGGGCCTGCCGGAGAGCGTGGAGGCGGCCAAGCGAGAGATCGAGGCGCACATAGCCATGCGCACAGGTGGTGGGCTTGGCGAAGAGGAGCCCTCAGAGTTCTCGGAGGTGTTCGGCTTCCCCGCCAAGCTGTATGGCTTCACGTACGAGTCTGACGAGGGCTTGGGGGACTCCCCGACCTTTGACCCCGCGGGCCTGCCCTGGGAGGGGCGAGCAGCACCACGCAATGGCGGTGTGGACAGCGTGGCCAGCTCGCCAACCGACTCACTTGGCTCGGGCCCCAAGAGGGGCAAGCGCGACTGCGTGGTGTGCTTTGAGAGCGAAGTGGTGGCGGCGCTggtgccctgcggccacaacatgTTCTGCATGGAATGCGCCAATCGGGTGTGTGGcaagctcgagcccctgtgcccCGTGTGCAACCAGCCGTGCGCGCATGCCATGCGCATCTACTCCTAG